One genomic window of Oncorhynchus kisutch isolate 150728-3 linkage group LG24, Okis_V2, whole genome shotgun sequence includes the following:
- the LOC109869058 gene encoding ras-related protein Rap-1b, whose amino-acid sequence MREYKLVVLGSGGVGKSALTVQFVQGIFVEKYDPTIEDSYRKQVEVDGQQCMLEILDTAGTEQFTAMRDLYMKNGQGFALVYSITAQSTFNDLQDLREQILRVKDTEDVPMILVGNKCDLEDERVVGKEQGQNLARQWNNCAFLESSAKSKINVNEIFYDLVRQINRKTPIERKKEKKSNCTLL is encoded by the exons ATGCGTGAATACAAGCTAGTGGTTTTAGGCTCAGGAGGTGTAGGCAAATCTGCACTG ACTGTCCAATTTGTACAGGGTATTTTTGTGGAAAAATATGACCCCACAATAGAAGACTCCTACAGAAAG caAGTTGAAGTGGATGGGCAACAGTGCATGCTTGAAATCCTTGACACAGCTGGAACA GAGCAGTTCACAGCGATGAGGGACTTGTACATGAAGAACGGTCAAGGCTTCGCTCTTGTATACTCCATCACGGCGCAGTCCACATTTAATGATCTACAGGACCTTCGGGAACAGATCCTGAGAGTAAAGGACACTGAGGAT GTCCCCATGATCCTGGTGGGCAACAAGTGTGACCTGGAGGATGAGCGTGTGGTGGGCAAGGAGCAGGGTCAGAACCTGGCCAGACAGTGGAACAACTGTGCCTTTCTAGAGTCCTCAGCTAAATCAAAGATCAACGTTAATGAG ATTTTCTATGACCTGGTCAGACAGATCAATAGGAAAACACCGATAGAAAGGAAGAAGGAAAAGAAGTCAAATTGCACACTGCTCTGA
- the xkr7a gene encoding XK-related protein 7 produces the protein MAAKSDGAPVSLRNDIPPECLSGSAQRSPQCHPARKRYSLLDCSWTICALLVFFSDGASDLWLAADYYLRRNYWWFALTLVFVIVPSVVVQVLSFRWFAYDYSDTNDSSTAAAAVVAASGAKSHFSTKDSEQGGAGRDAAVGALPTTGTMGGARGCCRAFMWLFQCFIHIFQLAQVWRYVHALYLGVQSRWRGDHERRHFYWRMMFESADISMLRLLESFLKSAPQLVLQLSIMVQASQVLPLQGLSASASLVSLSWMIASYQKVLRDSRDDKLPMSYKAVIVQILWHLFTIGARTMAFALFASVFQLYFGIFIVAHWCIMTFWIIQGETDFCMSKWEEIIYNMVVGIVYVFCWFSVREGRTRCRMLVYSVVVFIENVALTTFWYLYRAPQTSDFNALLTVCMVASSYALGTFFMFVYYCLLHPDGPISGWGWGVPEEIAVESCLSPASSLPPDVVASPPRTLQRTKGGDREQMGGANSDVFLVRTLKRGVKATLPPLAPSTEGPVIRIDLPRKKYPAWDAHFIDRRLRKTILVLEGAAPVTPRIQYRCLGSPTEVMEYETTV, from the exons ATGGCCGCTAAATCTGATGGTGCACCCGTCTCGTTGCGAAATGACATCCCGCCCGAGTGCCTGTCCGGTTCAGCTCAACGTTCGCCTCAGTGCCACCCTGCTAGGAAGCGCTACTCGCTCCTCGACTGTAGCTGGACGATATGTGCACTTTTGGTGTTCTTTTCGGACGGGGCCTCAGACCTGTGGCTGGCCGCGGACTACTACCTCAGGCGGAACTACTGGTGGTTTGCATTGACACTGGTCTTCGTGATAGTTCCATCTGTGGTGGTTCAGGTGTTGAGTTTTAGGTGGTTCGCCTATGATTATTCGGATACCAACGACAGTAGCACAGCCGCAGCTGCCGTGGTCGCAGCATCCGGAGCGAAGAGCCATTTCAGCACCAAGGACAGCGAGCAAGGGGGCGCTGGCCGCGATGCTGCGGTCGGGGCATTGCCTACGACCGGCACTATGGGAGGCGCCCGGGGCTGCTGCAGAGCCTTTATGTGGCTCTTTCAATGCTTCATCCATATATTTCAGCTAGCACAGGTCTGGAG GTATGTCCATGCCTTGTACTTGGGGGTGCAGAGTCGCTGGCGTGGGGACCATGAGCGCCGTCATTTCTACTGGCGCATGATGTTTGAGAGCGCTGACATCAGCATGCTGCGCCTGCTGGAGTCCTTCCTGAAGAGCGCCCCCCAGCTGGTCCTGCAGCTAAGCATCATGGTACAGGCCAGTCAGGTCCTCCCGCTGCAGG gcctCTCAGCCTCTGCCTCGCTGGTGTCCCTGTCCTGGATGATTGCCTCCTACCAGAAGGTTCTAAGGGACTCCCGGGACGACAAGCTGCCCATGTCCTACAAGGCCGTCATTGTGCAAATCCTGTGGCACCTGTTTACCATCGGAGCCCGTACGATGGCCTTTGCCCTGTTCGCCTCCGTATTCCAGCTCTACTTTGGTATCTTCATTGTGGCCCATTGGTGCATCATGACATTCTGGATCATTCAAGGCGAAACAGACTTCTGCATGTCCAAATGGGAGGAGATCATCTATAACATGGTGGTCGGCATTGTGTATGTTTTCTGTTGGTTTAGCGTGAGGGAGGGGCGCACACGCTGCCGTATGCTCGTCTACAGTGTGGTTGTATTTATTGAGAACGTGGCACTCACCACATTCTGGTATCTGTACCGCGCCCCACAGACGTCAGACTTCAATGCCCTGCTCACAGTGTGTATGGTGGCCAGTAGCTACGCTCTGGGCACCTTCTTTATGTTTGTATACTACTGCCTGCTGCACCCTGACGGTCCTATCTCAGGGTGGGGATGGGGGGTGCCGGAGGAGATAGCAGTGGAGTCCTGCCTTTCCCcagcttcctctctccctccagatgtAGTGGCCAGCCCCCCCAGGACCCTGCAGAGGACTAAAGGGGGAGACCGTGAGCAGATGGGAGGGGCTAATTCAGACGTGTTTCTGGTACGAACACTTAAAAGAGGAGTCAAGGCTACTCTCCCACCCCTTGCCCCTAGTACAGAGGGGCCAGTCATCCGTATTGACTTGCCCAGGAAGAAGTACCCTGCCTGGGATGCCCACTTCATCGACCGCCGGCTGCGCAAAACCATCCTGGTGCTCGAGGGTGCTGCTCCGGTCACACCAAGGATCCAGTACCGCTGTCTAGGTTCTCCCACAGAGGTGATGGAGTATGAGACCACGGTGTGA